A part of Saccharomonospora amisosensis genomic DNA contains:
- a CDS encoding PIG-L deacetylase family protein: protein MTTLESTHPITRVRRALAVVAHPDDESFGLGAVVDVLTQHGVESAVLCFTKGEASTLRDEREGSLAEIRTEELAAAAKVLRVSHVELLDYPDGGLAAVPLAELSARVRAAIIAVSPSHLLVLDTGGVTGHPDHQRATEAAIDAARAAGLPVLAWGLPTDVAHALNAEFGAAFTGHDPTELGPPLHVDRTRQWEAIRCHRSQSNDNPVLRRRLELLGDREYVHLL, encoded by the coding sequence ATGACCACACTCGAAAGCACCCACCCGATCACGCGTGTTCGGCGCGCGCTCGCCGTGGTCGCCCATCCCGACGACGAGTCATTCGGGCTCGGCGCCGTCGTCGACGTACTCACCCAGCACGGGGTGGAGTCCGCTGTGCTGTGCTTCACCAAGGGTGAGGCCTCGACGCTGCGCGACGAGCGCGAGGGCTCACTCGCCGAGATCCGCACGGAGGAACTCGCCGCCGCCGCGAAGGTGCTGCGGGTTTCCCACGTCGAACTGCTCGACTACCCCGACGGCGGGCTCGCGGCAGTGCCGCTGGCCGAACTGAGCGCCAGGGTGCGCGCGGCCATTATCGCCGTTTCGCCCAGCCACCTGCTGGTGCTCGACACCGGTGGCGTCACGGGTCACCCCGATCACCAGCGCGCCACCGAGGCGGCCATCGACGCCGCGCGTGCGGCCGGGCTGCCCGTGCTCGCCTGGGGACTGCCCACCGACGTGGCGCACGCGCTCAACGCCGAGTTCGGCGCGGCCTTCACCGGCCACGATCCCACCGAACTGGGTCCGCCACTGCACGTCGATCGCACCAGGCAGTGGGAGGCCATCCGCTGCCACCGCAGCCAGTCGAACGACAACCCGGTGCTGCGGCGCAGGCTGGAACTACTCGGCGACCGCGAGTACGTCCACCTCCTCTGA
- a CDS encoding DUF3048 domain-containing protein, producing MTRGTKLSLAAVAAVLVIAAAIVGVLLLTGGDDPGDRPVLAIKIDNVAAARPQTGLGSADVIYCEPAEGGLTRLAAVYTTEVPEVAGPVRSARETDLELLSQYGSPALAFSGAAPELDPLLRDAPLLDVSPGPESGAYFRDGSRRAPHNLYVRPRELPEGSGRGADQVLRFAPAPSGGTPVTEHTVRYPAASLRFEWDRQAGRWLVELNGTPLVSTEAGQLRAATVVVQHVTTRPGVAVRDAAGAPSPVLDTVGNGDATVLRDGRSFDAEWSRSDPDDGTSFTTGSGQALPLAEGPVWILLVRD from the coding sequence GTGACGCGCGGGACCAAGCTGTCGCTGGCCGCCGTCGCAGCGGTGCTGGTGATCGCCGCCGCGATCGTCGGCGTCCTGCTGCTCACCGGCGGCGACGATCCCGGTGATAGGCCAGTACTCGCCATCAAGATCGACAACGTGGCCGCCGCGCGCCCGCAGACCGGCCTCGGCTCGGCGGACGTGATCTACTGCGAACCGGCGGAAGGCGGGCTGACCCGGCTGGCCGCCGTCTACACCACCGAGGTTCCCGAGGTGGCCGGGCCGGTACGCAGCGCCCGCGAGACCGACCTGGAGCTGCTTTCGCAGTACGGCAGCCCGGCACTGGCGTTCTCCGGAGCGGCGCCCGAACTCGATCCGCTGTTACGGGACGCGCCGCTGCTGGACGTCTCGCCCGGGCCGGAGTCGGGTGCCTACTTCCGCGACGGGTCCCGCCGCGCACCACACAACCTCTACGTCCGGCCACGCGAGCTGCCCGAGGGCTCCGGCCGAGGAGCCGACCAGGTGCTGCGATTCGCACCCGCGCCCAGCGGCGGCACACCCGTTACCGAGCACACCGTGCGCTATCCGGCCGCGAGCCTGCGCTTCGAGTGGGACCGTCAGGCGGGCCGGTGGCTGGTGGAGCTGAACGGTACGCCGCTGGTGTCGACCGAGGCGGGACAGTTGCGGGCGGCGACCGTGGTGGTACAGCACGTGACCACCCGGCCAGGGGTGGCCGTTCGCGACGCGGCGGGCGCACCCTCACCGGTGCTTGACACCGTTGGAAACGGTGACGCCACGGTGTTGCGTGACGGCAGGTCGTTCGACGCCGAGTGGTCGCGCTCCGACCCCGACGACGGCACCAGCTTCACCACCGGATCCGGTCAGGCGCTTCCGCTCGCCGAGGGGCCCGTCTGGATTCTGCTGGTTCGCGACTGA
- a CDS encoding Acg family FMN-binding oxidoreductase, with protein sequence MTAPEWSTGETEVLAEAIGRAPSILNIQPWSLELRRDEVLLYERADMALPYHDPLSRDRVISCGAAVANMELAIRVLGRRPTVSLLPDEERPTLIARLTVTGPGEPGERDRELFRAIPRRTSHRRPFAHRSVPDEVADRLTGESAFAGVHARRLRGRAALAALADELTDAARIQQADRGYQRERALWTIRDEDSHRHGAGIARSALPETGGQLPWVGLVRSLTDLPDRETLIGLLESETVLLFTSDGDGKLDHVHTGIAMQRTWLAAVDAGLAAAVQTQPLHLPQIRDALTEKLDIDGCPQLLMRVGYPSATVAPTPRRSATDLFGDPGTD encoded by the coding sequence ATGACGGCACCCGAGTGGTCAACGGGTGAGACCGAGGTACTGGCCGAGGCGATCGGCCGGGCCCCTTCGATACTCAACATCCAGCCCTGGTCGCTGGAGCTGCGTCGCGACGAGGTGCTGCTGTACGAGCGAGCCGACATGGCGCTGCCCTACCACGACCCGCTCAGCCGGGATCGGGTCATCTCCTGCGGCGCGGCGGTGGCGAACATGGAGCTCGCGATCCGGGTGCTCGGCAGGCGGCCGACGGTCTCGTTGCTGCCCGACGAGGAGCGGCCCACGCTGATCGCCCGGCTCACGGTCACCGGGCCCGGTGAGCCAGGCGAGCGGGACCGGGAGCTGTTCCGTGCCATCCCTCGCAGAACCAGCCACCGCAGACCGTTCGCGCACCGGTCCGTGCCCGACGAGGTCGCCGACCGACTCACCGGGGAGTCCGCGTTCGCCGGGGTGCACGCTCGCCGACTGCGCGGCCGCGCCGCACTGGCCGCGCTCGCCGACGAACTGACGGACGCGGCGCGTATCCAGCAGGCCGACCGCGGCTATCAGCGGGAGCGTGCGCTGTGGACGATCCGCGACGAGGATTCGCACCGGCACGGTGCCGGTATCGCCCGCAGCGCGCTTCCGGAAACCGGGGGGCAGCTGCCGTGGGTCGGGCTGGTCCGGTCGCTGACCGACCTGCCCGACCGCGAGACCCTCATCGGCCTGCTGGAAAGCGAAACCGTGCTGTTGTTCACCTCCGACGGCGACGGCAAGCTCGACCACGTGCACACCGGGATCGCGATGCAGCGCACCTGGCTGGCCGCCGTGGACGCCGGACTCGCGGCGGCGGTGCAGACCCAGCCGCTGCACCTGCCACAGATCCGCGACGCCCTCACCGAGAAGCTGGACATCGACGGCTGCCCGCAGCTGCTGATGCGGGTGGGCTACCCGAGCGCCACCGTCGCACCCACTCCTCGCCGAAGCGCCACCGACCTGTTCGGCGACCCGGGTACCGACTGA
- a CDS encoding baeRF3 domain-containing protein, translating into MDAFSRSDLDLLTQQEDPPCVSLYLPTHPVRTRNQEDPIRLKNLLARAEQELVEGGTRAPQAREILRPGRELVEVEDFWLYQDSGLALYLRPGWWTRYRLPIRFDERVVVSDRFHVTPLLPMLTGQGHFFVLALSEKHARLLSCTRTGTAEVMVPGLPQGVAEALPYDEPQQVRGHHLGSRVGAKVRTIMHRQGIGAEVEKERLERYVRAVHDAVRPVLRGRHEPLVLAGVDYIRSAYRQVADYPELLRDGVAGSPDRVPDDELRARAWDAVSPVLTRQQDEAAAGYRAALGTGLASNDPEEVASAAEAGRVAVLFLSEEATADERLQPTAVQTLRTGGTVYAPADAGVPDGTGVAAVFRY; encoded by the coding sequence GTGGACGCGTTCTCCCGCAGCGATCTCGACCTCCTCACCCAGCAGGAGGATCCGCCGTGCGTGTCGCTTTACCTGCCCACGCACCCGGTGCGGACCCGCAACCAGGAGGACCCGATCCGGCTGAAGAACCTGCTCGCCCGCGCCGAGCAGGAACTGGTGGAGGGCGGAACGAGGGCCCCGCAGGCAAGAGAGATCCTGCGACCGGGGCGTGAGCTGGTGGAAGTCGAGGACTTCTGGCTGTACCAGGACAGTGGGCTGGCGCTGTACCTGCGACCCGGCTGGTGGACCAGGTACCGGCTGCCGATCAGGTTCGACGAGCGGGTCGTGGTGTCCGACCGGTTCCATGTGACACCGCTGCTGCCGATGCTCACCGGCCAGGGGCACTTCTTCGTGCTCGCGCTCAGCGAGAAGCACGCCAGGCTGCTGTCGTGCACCCGCACCGGCACCGCCGAGGTGATGGTGCCCGGCCTGCCGCAGGGTGTCGCCGAGGCCCTGCCCTACGACGAGCCGCAACAGGTGCGCGGCCACCACCTGGGCAGCAGGGTCGGCGCCAAGGTCCGGACCATCATGCACCGGCAGGGAATCGGGGCCGAGGTGGAGAAGGAACGGCTGGAGCGCTACGTTCGCGCCGTCCACGACGCCGTTCGCCCGGTGCTTCGGGGCAGGCACGAGCCACTGGTGCTGGCCGGGGTCGACTACATCAGGTCCGCCTACCGGCAGGTCGCCGACTACCCCGAACTACTGCGGGACGGCGTCGCGGGCAGCCCCGACCGCGTTCCCGACGACGAGTTGCGCGCCCGCGCGTGGGACGCGGTCTCCCCTGTGCTGACCCGGCAGCAGGACGAGGCCGCAGCGGGCTACCGTGCCGCACTGGGCACCGGGCTGGCGTCGAACGATCCGGAGGAGGTCGCGAGCGCGGCCGAGGCAGGTCGGGTAGCGGTGTTGTTCCTGTCCGAGGAGGCCACCGCCGACGAACGGCTGCAGCCCACCGCCGTGCAGACCCTGCGCACCGGCGGCACCGTGTACGCACCCGCCGACGCGGGCGTGCCCGACGGCACCGGCGTCGCCGCGGTGTTCAGGTACTGA
- a CDS encoding sensor histidine kinase, whose protein sequence is MRTKNGSGDSAGEQLRHPKVTQELAGLKLDELLGGVQDRLTEISRTGDRLQGLLDAVLAVGGELELDATLQRIVSAAVELVDARYGALGVLDGAEGGGLAEFVHEGIDERTRARMGHLPQGHGVLGLLIDDPRPIRLADIADHPSSVGFPPNHPPMRSFLGVPVRVRDEVFGNLYLAEKRGGGEFTVDDEIVLRSLAAAAGVAVENARLFEQSRMRERWLEAVATINAEMLAGASLDDSLGRIAWFARELAAATGTAILLVDGDGDGETAETATVGAVSGQLGDNIATGGVFTVDSVLADVMRTLEPKVIPDLNTATSTLPSPVSELCGPAVVSPLRSTAGASGLLLAVREKGGSQFHSHQVQLLASFSAQAMLALEFANKQDSERQLALLADRDRIGQDLHDHVIQRLFSTGMGLQGVLRQVSDPHAYRRIQEAVEHLDQTVREIRTSIFDLHSMGRDQGATSLRRALLDIVAELTADTGMSPSIRISGAVDTLVPQHMVEHVQAVVREGISNAVRHSKGSQVLLEVDVDESVTIRVADDGIGPPPRGQGRRSGLRNLHRRAEACEGEARIEPREGGGTVLCWTAPLSGPD, encoded by the coding sequence ATGCGAACCAAGAACGGCTCCGGTGACTCGGCAGGAGAACAGCTCCGGCACCCGAAGGTGACCCAGGAACTGGCCGGGCTCAAACTCGACGAACTGCTCGGCGGTGTTCAGGACCGGCTAACGGAGATATCGCGGACAGGCGATCGACTGCAGGGCCTGCTGGACGCCGTGCTGGCGGTTGGTGGCGAGCTCGAGCTGGACGCCACACTGCAACGCATCGTCAGCGCGGCGGTGGAGCTCGTGGACGCCCGCTACGGCGCGCTCGGCGTGCTCGACGGCGCCGAGGGTGGCGGTCTCGCCGAGTTCGTCCACGAGGGCATCGACGAACGGACCAGGGCGAGGATGGGACACCTGCCGCAAGGCCACGGCGTGCTCGGCTTGTTGATCGACGACCCGAGGCCGATCCGGCTCGCCGACATCGCCGACCACCCGTCTTCGGTGGGTTTCCCGCCCAACCATCCGCCCATGCGAAGCTTCCTCGGTGTTCCGGTGCGGGTACGCGACGAGGTGTTCGGCAACCTGTACCTGGCCGAGAAACGCGGTGGTGGAGAGTTCACCGTCGACGACGAGATCGTGCTGCGCTCGCTGGCCGCGGCGGCGGGGGTCGCCGTGGAGAACGCGCGGCTGTTCGAGCAGTCCCGGATGCGGGAACGCTGGCTGGAGGCCGTGGCCACGATCAACGCCGAGATGCTCGCCGGTGCCTCACTGGACGACTCGCTTGGCAGGATCGCCTGGTTCGCCAGGGAACTCGCCGCCGCCACCGGTACCGCCATCCTGCTGGTCGACGGTGACGGCGACGGCGAGACGGCAGAGACGGCGACGGTGGGGGCGGTGTCCGGCCAACTCGGCGACAACATCGCCACCGGCGGGGTCTTCACGGTGGATTCCGTGCTAGCCGACGTGATGCGCACCCTGGAGCCGAAGGTGATCCCCGACCTCAACACGGCAACCTCGACCCTGCCAAGCCCGGTGAGCGAGCTGTGCGGGCCCGCGGTGGTCAGCCCGCTGCGCAGCACGGCGGGCGCGAGCGGGTTGCTGCTCGCGGTCAGGGAGAAGGGCGGTTCCCAGTTCCACAGCCACCAGGTGCAACTGCTGGCCTCCTTCTCCGCACAGGCCATGCTGGCACTGGAGTTCGCGAACAAGCAGGACAGTGAACGCCAGCTCGCGTTGCTCGCCGACCGCGACCGCATCGGCCAGGACCTGCATGATCACGTGATCCAGCGGCTGTTCTCAACCGGCATGGGACTGCAGGGCGTGCTGCGGCAGGTCAGTGACCCGCACGCGTACCGGCGCATCCAGGAAGCGGTGGAGCACCTCGACCAGACGGTCCGCGAGATCCGCACCTCGATCTTCGACCTGCACTCCATGGGCAGGGACCAGGGCGCGACCAGCCTGCGCAGAGCGCTGCTCGACATCGTCGCGGAGCTGACCGCCGACACCGGGATGTCGCCGTCGATCCGGATCTCGGGCGCGGTGGACACCCTCGTGCCGCAGCACATGGTGGAGCACGTTCAGGCCGTCGTGCGCGAGGGCATCAGCAACGCCGTACGCCACTCCAAGGGCAGCCAGGTGCTGCTGGAGGTGGACGTCGACGAGTCGGTGACGATCAGGGTCGCCGATGACGGCATCGGACCGCCACCTCGGGGGCAGGGACGCAGAAGCGGGCTGCGCAACCTGCACCGGCGCGCCGAGGCGTGCGAGGGCGAGGCGAGGATCGAGCCACGCGAGGGCGGCGGGACCGTGCTCTGCTGGACGGCCCCGCTGTCCGGTCCGGACTGA
- a CDS encoding rhodanese-like domain-containing protein, whose translation MSREASVEEFAAAQRAGALVVDVREPAEYLGGHVPGARLYPLSSLAARMAELPRRERIFVICASGSRSAMAASLLEQAGFDVRSVAGGMSAWTGDGRPVLRGPRENAAA comes from the coding sequence ATGAGTCGAGAAGCATCCGTGGAGGAATTCGCGGCCGCGCAACGCGCGGGCGCGCTTGTCGTCGACGTTCGCGAGCCTGCCGAGTACCTGGGTGGCCACGTTCCCGGCGCCCGGCTGTATCCGCTGAGTTCCCTTGCGGCCAGGATGGCTGAACTGCCAAGGCGCGAGCGGATCTTCGTGATCTGTGCCAGCGGCAGCCGCAGTGCGATGGCTGCCTCGCTGCTGGAGCAGGCGGGCTTCGACGTTCGTTCGGTCGCGGGCGGGATGTCCGCCTGGACCGGCGACGGCCGCCCGGTGCTGCGCGGCCCGCGCGAGAACGCCGCCGCCTGA
- a CDS encoding DUF1876 domain-containing protein, giving the protein MGHAIKWKMEIFIDEHADTTRAEARLHTREGTLRTGVGLARRNPSDTDVPEIGDELAVARALADLSHQLIEATAADIEGVTHRPAHLTS; this is encoded by the coding sequence ATGGGCCACGCGATCAAGTGGAAGATGGAGATCTTCATCGACGAACACGCCGACACCACCAGGGCCGAGGCCAGGCTGCACACCAGGGAGGGCACGCTGCGCACCGGTGTCGGGCTCGCCCGTCGAAACCCGAGCGACACCGACGTTCCCGAGATCGGTGACGAGCTCGCCGTCGCCCGGGCACTGGCGGACCTGTCCCACCAGCTCATCGAGGCGACCGCGGCCGACATCGAGGGGGTCACCCACCGGCCCGCGCACCTGACCAGCTAG
- a CDS encoding glycoside hydrolase family 65 protein, whose translation MSTSTTDRADRLAGPGGYEGCALCAEPTPRDQEWLLSYHDDEARGVASREALLTLANGYLGVRGADPEAVADGVHYPGTYVAGVYNRLSSEPHGRPREDESVVNLPNWLPLTFRLPGQPWFGAGYGTLAHQHLVLDLRRGVLLREAVVTDEDGRRTTLRQQRLVSMASPHLAALRTELVPRNWSGPLEVRSTIDGRVSNGNVAAFAGLCGQHLEQAESGELDAGEVTWLVARTVQSKLRVAQAARTTLRADSGTRVWPRAVAEPGVIGREFLIEARPDVPVVVEKVVAVHTSRDRAISEPLLAARETVRDAGSFDDLLEAHAESWKYLWRRFRIGTRDGPDGQLPINFHMFHVLQTLTGHTADLDVGVPARGLHGEGYRGHIFWDELFVFPLLSFRVPRLTRALLGYRHRRLDQARRLAEENGRRGAMFPWQSGSDGREETPGWFFNPRSGRWMADNSRRQYHVNLAIGYNLWHYWQVTGDLDFLASYGAELLVEIARFWADLVDYDPADDRYDVRGVMGPDEFHDGYPDRPGQGIDNNSYVNVMVAWLLARAVEAHGLLGTEYCGELWDRLDLSEDELADWERISRRLRVRFLDNGLLAQFEGYERLAEFDWEHYRARYGELGRLDLILEAENDSCNRYQVAKQADVLMLFYLFTAEELTGLLDRLGYAFDPATIPPTVDYYLARTSHGSTLSRVAHSWVLSRTDRPRSWRLLRDALVHDLSNRGDSTGEGIHLGAMAASADILQRCYTGLEVRQDVLWLNPRLPTELRALDLDLHYRGQWLSVRIDHQEAVLRAVPCAASPIDIGWLGTTTYRLAAGETLRLPIGRQPQQGVNSPNPSVST comes from the coding sequence ATGTCCACATCGACGACCGACCGAGCGGACCGGCTCGCCGGGCCCGGCGGCTACGAGGGCTGCGCGTTGTGCGCCGAGCCGACTCCCCGGGACCAGGAGTGGCTGCTGTCCTACCACGACGACGAGGCGCGGGGCGTGGCGTCGAGGGAGGCGTTGCTGACACTGGCTAACGGCTACCTGGGCGTGCGTGGCGCGGACCCGGAGGCGGTGGCGGACGGCGTGCACTACCCGGGCACATACGTCGCGGGTGTGTACAACCGGCTGTCGTCGGAACCCCATGGGCGCCCGCGTGAGGACGAGAGCGTGGTCAACCTGCCCAACTGGCTGCCGCTTACGTTTCGGCTGCCGGGCCAACCGTGGTTCGGCGCGGGCTACGGCACGCTCGCGCACCAGCATCTGGTGCTGGACCTTCGCCGCGGGGTGTTGCTGCGGGAGGCCGTGGTAACCGACGAGGACGGCAGACGCACCACGCTGCGACAGCAGCGGCTGGTGTCGATGGCCTCACCCCACCTGGCCGCGCTGCGCACCGAACTCGTGCCAAGGAACTGGTCCGGCCCGCTGGAGGTGCGCTCCACCATCGACGGCCGGGTCAGCAACGGCAACGTCGCCGCCTTCGCAGGCCTTTGCGGCCAGCACCTCGAGCAGGCCGAGAGCGGGGAACTCGACGCCGGTGAGGTGACCTGGCTGGTGGCACGGACCGTGCAGTCGAAGCTACGCGTCGCGCAGGCGGCACGGACCACGCTGCGAGCCGACTCCGGCACGCGGGTGTGGCCCAGAGCCGTCGCCGAGCCCGGCGTCATCGGGCGGGAGTTCCTCATCGAGGCCCGCCCCGATGTGCCGGTCGTCGTCGAGAAGGTGGTCGCGGTGCACACCTCCCGCGACCGGGCCATCTCCGAGCCGCTGCTGGCGGCCCGCGAAACGGTGCGCGACGCGGGCTCGTTCGACGACCTCCTCGAGGCGCACGCCGAGTCGTGGAAGTACCTGTGGCGCCGGTTCCGCATCGGAACGCGTGACGGGCCGGACGGGCAGTTACCGATCAACTTCCACATGTTCCACGTGCTGCAGACACTCACCGGCCACACCGCGGACCTCGACGTGGGCGTTCCCGCGCGCGGGCTGCACGGCGAGGGCTACCGGGGACACATCTTCTGGGACGAGCTGTTCGTCTTCCCGCTGCTGAGCTTCCGGGTGCCTCGGCTGACCAGGGCGCTGCTCGGTTACCGCCACCGCAGGCTCGACCAGGCCCGCAGGCTGGCCGAGGAGAACGGGCGGCGTGGCGCGATGTTTCCGTGGCAGAGCGGCAGCGACGGCAGGGAGGAGACCCCGGGGTGGTTCTTCAACCCCCGCTCCGGCCGGTGGATGGCCGACAACTCGCGAAGGCAGTACCACGTCAACCTCGCGATCGGCTACAACCTGTGGCACTACTGGCAGGTCACCGGCGACCTCGACTTCCTCGCCTCATACGGAGCGGAACTGCTGGTGGAGATCGCCCGCTTCTGGGCGGATCTGGTGGACTACGACCCGGCCGACGACCGCTACGACGTGCGCGGCGTGATGGGGCCGGACGAGTTCCACGACGGCTACCCGGACCGGCCGGGGCAGGGCATCGACAACAACTCCTACGTCAACGTCATGGTCGCGTGGCTGCTGGCGAGAGCGGTGGAGGCGCACGGGCTGCTCGGCACCGAGTACTGCGGTGAACTGTGGGACCGGCTAGACCTCTCCGAGGACGAACTGGCCGACTGGGAACGCATCAGCAGGCGGTTACGGGTGCGCTTCCTCGACAACGGGCTGCTGGCGCAGTTCGAGGGGTACGAGCGGCTCGCCGAGTTCGACTGGGAGCACTACCGCGCTCGCTACGGCGAGTTGGGCAGGCTGGACCTGATCCTGGAGGCGGAGAACGACAGCTGCAACCGCTACCAGGTGGCCAAGCAGGCCGACGTCCTCATGCTGTTCTACCTGTTCACCGCCGAGGAGCTGACCGGGCTGCTCGACCGCCTCGGGTACGCGTTCGACCCGGCGACCATCCCGCCGACGGTGGACTACTATCTCGCCCGCACCTCGCACGGGTCGACGCTGAGCAGGGTGGCGCACTCCTGGGTGCTGTCGCGCACCGACCGGCCAAGGTCCTGGCGGCTGCTTCGGGACGCGTTGGTGCACGACCTCAGCAACCGAGGTGACAGCACCGGAGAGGGCATCCATCTGGGCGCGATGGCCGCATCGGCGGACATCCTGCAGCGCTGCTACACCGGACTGGAGGTGCGGCAGGACGTGCTGTGGCTGAACCCGAGGCTGCCGACCGAGTTGCGAGCGCTCGATCTGGACCTGCACTACCGGGGGCAGTGGCTGTCGGTCCGCATCGACCACCAGGAGGCGGTGTTGCGCGCCGTTCCGTGCGCCGCGAGCCCGATCGACATCGGCTGGCTGGGCACGACAACCTACCGGCTGGCGGCGGGGGAGACGCTGCGGCTGCCTATCGGGCGGCAGCCGCAGCAGGGCGTGAACTCGCCGAACCCTTCGGTCAGTACCTGA
- a CDS encoding acyl carrier protein has product MTTTPLDPRRARQAVNEALLEIVPDADVASLGPDDELRQTLELDSMDFLAFARRLSESTGQPIDEYDYDRLTTVRACVDLLTSRR; this is encoded by the coding sequence ATGACCACCACACCACTGGACCCGCGACGCGCCAGGCAGGCCGTCAACGAGGCGCTGCTGGAGATCGTGCCGGACGCCGACGTGGCCTCGCTCGGACCCGACGACGAGCTGCGGCAGACGCTGGAGCTGGACTCCATGGACTTCCTCGCGTTCGCCCGCAGGCTGTCGGAATCCACGGGGCAACCCATCGACGAGTACGACTACGACCGGCTCACTACCGTGCGCGCCTGTGTGGACTTGCTCACCTCGCGGCGCTGA